The following coding sequences lie in one Biomphalaria glabrata chromosome 18, xgBioGlab47.1, whole genome shotgun sequence genomic window:
- the LOC106059485 gene encoding atrial natriuretic peptide-converting enzyme-like, which yields MKLWSANVLATIAAISLLLAVTSGQPKAKPNNGKKRLRENVARRDKNTANSKKANVKKAPAAAGSQLNKKATAPALEGCEEIFLPMCKGLVPYTHTKLPNQFNHSTQLEVYRHMEHLWAYMDHSCSRNLRLVACSLYLPKCQGKQPPLGPCKATCVRAKKKCAQPLKDYMALDWDKKFDCTTLPNKRCLKAVKDEECIDEYPTCASNSNIKVCTGLSISQGALPNMFGQCKVDEINMETSQFEKLIATNCHSGLKFLLCGVYSPFCVRNAATDIPFTFPCKEICEEVRKSCEPHYRKLYHQLPWPNKLQCHRYPSAASSDTTCVMPTDPMTF from the exons ATGAAACTTTGGTCAGCAAATGTATTAGCTACGATAGCCGCTATCAGTTTACTGCTAGCAGTGACCAGTGGTCAACCGAAAGCTAAGCCAAACAATGGGAAGAAAAGGCTTAGAGaaaatg TCGCTCGTAGGGATAAAAACACCGCCAACAGCAAAAAGGCCAATGTTAAAAAAGCCCCAGCTGCAGCCGGATCCCAGCTCAATAAAAAGGCCACAGCTCCAGCTCTTGAAGGCTGTGAGGAGATATTCTTACCGATGTGCAAGGGATTGGTACCTTACACTCATACTAAACTCCCCAACCAGTTCAATCATAGCACGCAG CTGGAGGTCTACAGGCACATGGAGCATCTCTGGGCCTACATGGACCACTCTTGCTCCAGGAACCTCAGGCTGGTGGCCTGCTCCCTGTACCTGCCCAAATGCCAGGGTAAGCAGCCTCCCTTGGGGCCATGCAAGGCCACTTGCGTCAGGGCCAAAAAGAAGTGTGCCCAGCCACTGAAAGATTACATGGCGCTGGACTGGGACAAGAAGTTCGACTGTACA ACTTTACCAAACAAACGCTGCTTAAAGGCCGTGAAGGACGAAGAGTGTATCGACGAGTACCCGACCTGTGCGTCCAACTCGAATATTAAAGTCTGCACTGGTCTTAGCATAAGTCAAGGAGCACTGCCTAATATGTTTGGCCAGTGTAAAGTTGAC GAAATCAACATGGAGACATCTCAGTTTGAGAAGCTAATAGCCACGAACTGTCACTCTGGGCTCAAGTTTCTACTCTGTGGAGTTTATTCCCCTTTCTGTGTCCGGAATGCCGCGACGGACATTCCTTTCACTTTCCCTTGCAAAGAGATTTGTGAAGAG GTCAGAAAGTCATGTGAGCCCCACTACCGGAAGCTGTACCACCAACTGCCCTGGCCGAACAAGCTACAGTGTCACCGCTATCCCTCAGCCGCCAGCAGTGACACGACGTGCGTCATGCCAACTGACCCAATGACTTTCTAA